A single genomic interval of Aureliella helgolandensis harbors:
- a CDS encoding sulfatase family protein codes for MVLLLLGVVGGIRLTSPSWAAERPNILIAIADDWSFGHAGAYGCDWVQTPNFDRIAREGLLFQNAYTPNAKCAPSRATLLTGRYSWQLEEAGNHMCIFPSKFGGFMERLAMDGYTAGYTGKGWGPGIAEDTDGKPRAITGKNYSKRHAKPIAQGISNNDYAANFQDFLQETPENTPWVFWYGTTEPHRGYEYKSGVRLGKQLEDIDRVPAYWPDTETVRHDMLDYAIEVEHYDSHLGKILQALEASGQLDNTLIIATSDHGMPFPRVKGQAYEASNHIPLAIRWPAGIETAGRRVTEFVNFTDLAPTILQTAGVSQPGPSMQPLSGHSLFDIFEASTSPEEVPEYRNYVLVGKERHDIGRPNGVGYPIRGIRHGDWLLLKNYEPTRWPGGNPETGYLNCDGSPTKSLVLNLRRSGTELQFWEYCFGKHPDTELYNVATDPDCIRNLASDSEYSATAVELEQQMVTELTAQGDPRMSGQGGIFDAYPYSGQDTDHFYERYMAGEKVKAGWVHPSDFEPAPLDPPLLP; via the coding sequence ATGGTGCTGCTTCTACTGGGAGTCGTCGGGGGAATTCGACTGACTTCCCCGTCTTGGGCCGCTGAGCGTCCGAACATTCTGATCGCCATTGCAGACGATTGGTCGTTTGGCCATGCCGGAGCCTACGGATGCGATTGGGTCCAAACTCCCAATTTTGATCGCATCGCTCGCGAGGGCTTATTGTTCCAGAACGCCTATACGCCCAATGCGAAATGCGCCCCCTCGCGAGCGACTCTTTTGACGGGACGCTACTCGTGGCAGCTCGAGGAAGCGGGCAACCACATGTGCATCTTCCCGTCTAAATTTGGTGGCTTCATGGAACGCTTGGCCATGGACGGTTACACCGCCGGCTATACCGGCAAGGGCTGGGGGCCTGGCATTGCCGAAGACACTGACGGCAAGCCGCGTGCCATCACCGGCAAGAACTATTCCAAACGGCACGCCAAACCGATCGCCCAAGGAATTTCCAACAACGACTATGCGGCCAACTTCCAAGACTTCCTGCAGGAGACTCCCGAGAATACTCCATGGGTCTTTTGGTACGGTACAACCGAACCACACCGCGGCTACGAGTATAAGTCTGGGGTCCGGCTCGGCAAGCAACTCGAAGATATCGATCGCGTTCCCGCTTACTGGCCAGACACAGAAACGGTGCGCCATGACATGCTCGATTACGCGATCGAAGTAGAGCACTACGACTCGCACCTAGGCAAAATCCTGCAAGCTCTCGAAGCTTCGGGGCAGCTCGACAACACGCTAATCATCGCCACCAGTGACCATGGAATGCCTTTCCCACGCGTCAAGGGACAAGCCTACGAGGCTTCCAATCACATACCGTTGGCCATCCGTTGGCCAGCAGGAATTGAGACCGCCGGACGACGCGTTACGGAGTTTGTAAACTTTACGGATCTGGCTCCCACAATCCTGCAAACCGCTGGCGTTTCGCAGCCTGGGCCTAGCATGCAACCGCTTTCTGGTCACAGCCTCTTTGACATCTTTGAGGCATCCACCTCACCAGAAGAGGTCCCCGAATATCGCAATTACGTTTTGGTTGGCAAAGAACGCCATGATATCGGGCGCCCCAATGGAGTGGGCTATCCGATTCGTGGGATTCGCCACGGCGACTGGCTACTTCTCAAAAACTACGAGCCGACTCGGTGGCCAGGCGGCAACCCAGAAACGGGCTACCTTAATTGCGATGGAAGCCCGACCAAGTCATTGGTCTTGAATCTTCGCCGCAGCGGTACGGAACTCCAATTTTGGGAATATTGCTTTGGCAAACATCCCGACACCGAGCTGTACAACGTGGCTACCGATCCGGATTGCATTCGCAATTTGGCCAGCGATTCCGAGTACTCTGCGACCGCTGTGGAGCTGGAGCAACAGATGGTGACCGAACTGACGGCCCAGGGAGACCCACGGATGTCAGGCCAAGGAGGAATCTTTGATGCTTACCCGTACTCAGGTCAGGACACAGACCACTTTTACGAAAGGTACATGGCTGGAGAGAAGGTCAAAGCGGGCTGGGTTCACCCCAGTGATTTCGAACCCGCACCGTTGGATCCTCCGTTGCTGCCGTAG
- a CDS encoding aldehyde dehydrogenase family protein: MATASATAALPKIRHTECFIGGKWLAAASGKTFPTINPATEETLADVAEGDAADIDLAVEAAREAFENGPWGRMDARDRGRLMYRLADLIEGEIDELAALESLDNGKPYNDARTADIPLAVDCLRYYAGFADKIHGSTIPIRGNYFTYTRKEPVGVVGQIIPWNFPMLMTAWKWGPALAAGCTLIMKPAEQTPLTCLRMAQLAQDAGIPDGVINVVPGYGPTAGGAIVKHPGIDKVAFTGEHRTAQLIMQNASQSLKRLTFELGGKSPNVVAADADLDAAAAGTHFGLFFNQGQCCCAGSRVFVDERVHDEFVGKLKELAANRKLGSPLAHDTEQGPQVDEAQFNKIMSYIDQGNREGANCIVGGKRFGDIGYFVEPTIFEGVTDSMAIAQDEIFGPVMSVLKYKDWDEMIQRANATCFGLAAAIWTRDITQAHEYARRVRAGTVWVNCYDVFDAAAPFGGFKMSGHGRELGEDGLRPYTETKTVTIKLD; encoded by the coding sequence ATGGCCACTGCCTCTGCGACTGCCGCTTTGCCCAAGATTCGTCACACCGAATGTTTCATCGGTGGCAAATGGCTTGCTGCGGCGAGCGGCAAGACCTTCCCCACCATCAATCCGGCCACGGAGGAGACTCTAGCAGACGTGGCTGAAGGAGATGCGGCCGACATTGACCTGGCGGTCGAGGCGGCGCGTGAAGCATTTGAGAACGGTCCCTGGGGACGCATGGACGCGCGCGACCGGGGACGGCTCATGTACCGGTTGGCCGACCTGATCGAAGGAGAAATTGACGAGCTAGCGGCCTTGGAGAGTTTGGACAATGGCAAGCCGTATAACGATGCTCGGACGGCAGACATTCCTTTGGCCGTCGATTGCTTGCGTTACTACGCTGGATTTGCAGACAAGATCCACGGTTCGACCATTCCTATCCGAGGCAATTACTTCACCTACACTCGCAAGGAGCCGGTGGGGGTCGTAGGGCAAATTATCCCCTGGAACTTTCCCATGTTGATGACCGCATGGAAGTGGGGACCGGCGTTGGCCGCTGGTTGTACTCTGATCATGAAACCCGCCGAGCAGACGCCGTTGACCTGCCTGCGGATGGCACAGTTGGCCCAGGACGCGGGGATTCCTGATGGGGTCATCAACGTTGTCCCCGGGTATGGCCCCACCGCCGGAGGCGCAATTGTGAAGCATCCTGGAATCGACAAGGTGGCTTTCACGGGAGAACACCGCACTGCCCAACTAATCATGCAGAACGCCTCCCAGTCCCTGAAGCGATTGACCTTTGAGCTGGGAGGAAAAAGCCCCAATGTGGTCGCCGCCGATGCCGACTTGGATGCCGCCGCGGCAGGTACTCACTTCGGACTATTTTTCAATCAAGGGCAGTGCTGCTGTGCTGGCAGCCGCGTGTTTGTCGACGAGCGAGTGCATGACGAATTTGTGGGCAAACTTAAGGAGTTAGCTGCCAATCGCAAGCTGGGTAGCCCGCTCGCCCACGACACCGAACAGGGACCGCAAGTCGACGAGGCGCAGTTCAACAAGATCATGTCCTACATCGATCAAGGAAATCGTGAAGGCGCCAACTGCATCGTGGGCGGCAAGCGGTTTGGCGACATTGGCTATTTCGTCGAGCCGACTATTTTCGAAGGTGTCACCGACTCGATGGCGATTGCCCAAGACGAAATTTTTGGACCGGTCATGAGCGTGCTCAAATACAAGGATTGGGACGAGATGATCCAGCGCGCCAACGCCACCTGCTTCGGACTGGCCGCCGCCATCTGGACGCGAGACATTACTCAGGCGCATGAATACGCGCGACGGGTACGGGCGGGTACGGTTTGGGTCAATTGTTACGACGTATTCGATGCAGCCGCCCCGTTTGGTGGCTTCAAGATGTCCGGCCATGGTCGTGAGCTGGGTGAAGACGGCTTGCGTCCTTATACGGAAACCAAGACGGTGACCATTAAACTCGATTGA
- a CDS encoding sulfotransferase: protein MRTYNKIFVIALPRCATVSMSDALGVLGIKTAHLGRIYGESSLEHNNPRRLRRMHEQLSAGDDRLDILDECDGLVDYPICCMDVLQRLDHEYPGSLFINVRRDQEIQRWLQSVERQFIGLQLLKQAHTASREERQFIQDMLSFRGWTFGQRDFAAGAYQAAYWRYQENVANYFSGRPNCLLNIENLDQLETRGFEQLADFLQCTDRIEPHLCFPNCNAHSRRPRAAFMEALERGEVISQTGILPRNHSGSC, encoded by the coding sequence ATGAGAACCTACAACAAGATTTTTGTGATCGCTCTACCTCGTTGCGCTACGGTTTCCATGTCTGATGCCCTAGGGGTACTGGGCATCAAAACGGCTCACCTGGGACGAATCTATGGAGAATCCTCCCTGGAGCACAATAACCCGCGGCGATTGCGACGGATGCATGAACAGCTCTCTGCCGGGGACGATCGGTTGGATATCCTCGACGAATGCGATGGGTTGGTCGATTATCCAATCTGCTGCATGGACGTCCTGCAGCGGCTTGATCATGAGTATCCGGGCAGCCTGTTCATCAATGTTCGGCGGGATCAAGAGATCCAACGCTGGTTGCAGTCGGTGGAGCGGCAATTCATTGGGCTGCAACTCCTCAAGCAGGCTCACACGGCCTCGCGCGAAGAGCGTCAGTTCATCCAGGACATGCTCAGCTTCCGAGGATGGACGTTTGGACAGCGAGATTTTGCAGCCGGTGCGTACCAAGCTGCCTACTGGCGCTATCAGGAGAATGTAGCCAACTATTTTTCCGGGCGTCCAAATTGCCTGCTCAATATCGAGAATCTTGATCAGCTGGAGACGCGGGGATTTGAGCAGTTGGCGGACTTCTTGCAGTGCACCGACCGAATCGAGCCTCATCTCTGCTTTCCGAATTGCAATGCGCACAGCCGCCGCCCCAGGGCCGCGTTCATGGAAGCGCTCGAGCGAGGAGAAGTAATTTCGCAGACGGGGATCCTGCCCAGGAATCACTCGGGCAGTTGCTAG
- a CDS encoding M24 family metallopeptidase codes for MTPRTATLLAGIPAENPSLFHRVRFSVGDPAAWLALNIEGQQSSWFIVRDIEAARARESVQVDHVGSPADFAPASGLSGDRATATAQAVAEFLRQRQVSVVTTDRTLPYIYAWHIQQAGITVEYAPELGVTERRTKDAQELEWLAAAQQATEATMLMALQTVARATAKADGHLQHAGEPLTSERLRSMISADLLNRGYSTPHGSIVASLPDSADCHARGSGVLKTGQSVIVDIFPQSNTTHYCGDCTRTVVHGTPADGLLAMNAAVVEAKTAAIAAATVGATADAVHSATKETLAQHGFRFARGEISDDPVMPHGTGHGIGLEIHEPILLDDNGGTLLENEVLTIEPGLYSRRLGGMRVEDMIVTQAGGPPLNFNQLPMGLNWA; via the coding sequence ATGACTCCACGAACCGCCACACTACTGGCCGGAATCCCAGCCGAGAATCCCAGCCTTTTTCATCGCGTGCGGTTCTCCGTTGGTGACCCAGCGGCTTGGCTAGCGCTCAACATTGAGGGCCAGCAGAGCTCTTGGTTTATCGTCCGCGACATCGAAGCGGCGCGGGCTCGTGAATCGGTGCAAGTGGACCATGTAGGCAGCCCGGCAGATTTTGCGCCCGCGTCGGGTTTATCCGGAGACCGCGCTACAGCAACAGCCCAGGCAGTCGCAGAGTTTTTGCGGCAGCGGCAAGTTTCGGTCGTCACAACCGACCGCACACTTCCCTACATCTACGCGTGGCATATTCAACAAGCTGGAATTACTGTCGAGTACGCCCCGGAATTAGGGGTCACGGAGCGGCGAACCAAGGACGCTCAAGAGCTGGAATGGCTGGCGGCTGCCCAGCAAGCGACCGAAGCGACCATGCTGATGGCTCTGCAGACCGTAGCGAGGGCCACTGCCAAGGCCGATGGCCACCTCCAGCACGCCGGAGAGCCACTGACCAGCGAACGTCTGCGAAGCATGATCAGTGCAGACCTACTGAACCGAGGTTACTCAACTCCGCACGGCTCCATTGTCGCCAGCCTCCCAGATTCCGCTGACTGCCACGCCCGCGGTAGCGGTGTTCTGAAAACGGGCCAATCGGTCATTGTCGATATTTTTCCGCAGAGCAACACGACCCACTATTGCGGTGATTGTACGCGGACGGTGGTTCACGGAACTCCTGCAGATGGCTTGCTGGCCATGAATGCCGCCGTGGTAGAGGCCAAGACAGCCGCGATTGCGGCAGCCACCGTTGGGGCAACCGCCGATGCAGTTCACAGTGCGACCAAAGAGACCCTCGCTCAACACGGCTTTCGATTCGCGCGAGGAGAGATCAGCGACGATCCAGTTATGCCTCACGGTACCGGCCACGGCATTGGACTAGAGATTCACGAGCCTATTCTGCTGGATGACAACGGTGGTACGCTGTTGGAAAACGAAGTGCTCACGATCGAACCGGGCTTGTATAGTCGCCGACTGGGTGGCATGCGCGTCGAGGACATGATCGTCACTCAGGCTGGCGGCCCCCCTCTGAACTTCAATCAACTGCCGATGGGGCTCAACTGGGCGTAG
- the guaA gene encoding glutamine-hydrolyzing GMP synthase — protein sequence MADASKAVQNDVSSDDSASLSEERILVLDFGSQYAQLIARRVREQNVFCEIIRHDLDADAIARKKPAGIILSGGPSSVYAEGAPKCDPALFKLGIPVLGICYGMQLACNSLGSQVGHCEAREYGRAALKISQPTGLLAGLPAEMDVWMSHGDQVNQVSEDFVSLAATGTCPFAAVQHQTLPVFGLQFHPEVTHTPLGATILHNFLYTVCGCEGRWHLADFAKLTIERLREEIGDHRVICGLSGGVDSAVTAALLYKAIGSQLSCILVDNGLLRKDEQAAVLSEFTNHFKADLHIVDAEDRFLETLAGITEPQEKRKRIGYLFIDCFKEEATKISGAKYLAQGTLYPDVIESGAAPDGPAATIKLHHNVGGLPEQLGFELVEPLRDLFKDEVRKLGIELGLPEQLVWRHPFPGPGLAVRCLGEVTRDKLEVLREADHIVVSEIKAAGLYRQTSQAFVVLLPVQSVGVMGDARTYENAVAIRSVNTDDFMTADWSHLPYDLLARMSNRIINEVRGVNRVCYDISSKPPATIEWE from the coding sequence GTGGCAGACGCTTCCAAGGCAGTGCAAAACGACGTTTCCAGTGACGATAGCGCGAGTCTCTCCGAGGAGAGAATCCTGGTTCTCGACTTCGGCTCCCAGTATGCGCAGCTAATCGCCCGCCGAGTGCGCGAACAAAACGTGTTTTGCGAAATCATTCGGCACGATCTCGACGCCGACGCCATTGCCAGAAAAAAACCAGCTGGAATCATCCTCTCCGGAGGTCCCTCGAGCGTCTACGCTGAGGGAGCTCCCAAATGCGATCCCGCCTTGTTCAAGCTGGGGATTCCAGTCCTCGGCATTTGCTATGGCATGCAATTGGCCTGCAATTCCTTGGGCAGCCAAGTAGGACATTGCGAGGCACGCGAGTACGGCAGGGCAGCCTTGAAGATCTCGCAGCCAACGGGCCTGCTGGCAGGCTTGCCTGCAGAGATGGACGTGTGGATGAGCCACGGCGATCAAGTCAACCAAGTCTCAGAGGACTTCGTGTCCCTGGCGGCGACTGGCACTTGTCCCTTTGCGGCCGTCCAGCACCAGACCTTGCCGGTGTTTGGCCTCCAATTTCACCCCGAGGTCACGCATACGCCTCTGGGGGCTACGATCCTCCACAACTTCCTGTACACGGTCTGTGGATGCGAGGGACGCTGGCACCTGGCCGATTTTGCCAAATTGACCATTGAGCGACTGCGGGAAGAGATCGGCGACCATCGCGTGATCTGCGGCCTCTCCGGTGGTGTCGACAGCGCTGTCACAGCGGCCCTTCTGTACAAGGCCATCGGTTCCCAGCTCAGTTGCATTCTCGTCGACAATGGGTTGCTGCGGAAGGATGAACAGGCGGCAGTTCTGTCCGAGTTCACCAACCACTTCAAAGCCGATTTGCATATTGTCGATGCAGAGGATCGCTTCCTAGAGACACTGGCTGGAATTACCGAACCTCAGGAGAAACGCAAGCGGATCGGCTATCTCTTCATCGACTGCTTCAAGGAGGAAGCCACCAAGATTTCGGGCGCCAAGTATTTGGCACAAGGCACACTTTATCCCGATGTGATTGAAAGCGGAGCGGCGCCCGACGGACCGGCGGCCACCATCAAACTGCACCACAATGTGGGCGGGCTCCCCGAACAACTGGGATTTGAATTGGTCGAACCACTCCGCGATCTCTTCAAAGACGAGGTACGCAAACTCGGTATCGAACTGGGCTTGCCAGAACAACTGGTTTGGCGACACCCCTTTCCTGGCCCTGGACTAGCCGTCCGTTGCCTAGGAGAGGTGACCCGCGACAAGCTGGAAGTCCTACGGGAAGCCGATCATATCGTCGTCAGCGAAATCAAAGCCGCTGGGCTCTACCGCCAAACGTCTCAAGCCTTTGTGGTATTGCTTCCGGTCCAGAGCGTCGGCGTGATGGGTGATGCCCGCACTTACGAAAACGCAGTGGCCATTCGATCGGTGAATACCGACGATTTCATGACCGCTGATTGGAGCCACTTGCCCTACGATCTGTTGGCGAGAATGAGCAATCGCATCATCAACGAAGTCCGAGGCGTGAACCGCGTCTGCTATGACATCAGCAGCAAGCCGCCAGCCACCATTGAATGGGAATAA
- a CDS encoding DEAD/DEAH box helicase — MALRDSESDVETVSNAAAPTPGEWAGVTFSNAVTLTSLPSIGCYATGWQNGLDRLPVEHAPPVATEELAVQVVPIRLQSRLPKTVGFEFPESASLLPALEPPAAKKATPPTDEESTDAESANAESVGAKPPKKKQTRIKPPADLVKLEDRLYFVLQPPLETLVASSKLEFPFPPFPYQMDGVAFLFPRELAILADEMGLGKTMQAITAIRMLLLARQLRNVLLICPKPLVSNWVREFSTWAPEIPVTVIEGDSNKRNWIWKQHNAPVRIANYELLMRDQHILDDPDTQFDLVMLDEAQRIKNKNSTTAQIVRALPRTRSWALTGTPIENSVDDLINIFEFLSPGYLRDDMHLKSISKATRDYILRRTKDKVLTDMPPKMFRDGQLDLTPAQLDSYRTAEDDGVVQLSDMGETLTIQHVFELVLRLKQICNFDPATGSSAKLERLEADMEEIAASGRKAIVFSQWVETLDRIAGPLERFGPMQYHGRVPHRQRESVIQQFKEDPSKHVILMSYGAGSVGLNLQFCEYVFLFDRWWNPAIEDQAINRAHRIGAAGPVTVTRMMAADTIEMRIHDVLEEKRALFNALFADTDAPRQTGLSQQEIFGLFNLSIPKAKKFAA; from the coding sequence ATGGCATTGCGTGACTCAGAGTCCGACGTTGAGACCGTTTCCAACGCCGCTGCCCCCACCCCGGGTGAGTGGGCAGGGGTGACCTTCTCTAACGCAGTTACGTTGACCAGCCTGCCGTCGATTGGGTGCTATGCGACGGGTTGGCAGAATGGGTTGGACAGGCTTCCGGTCGAGCATGCACCGCCGGTAGCCACCGAAGAGCTAGCCGTTCAAGTAGTTCCCATTCGTTTGCAATCGCGTCTTCCCAAGACGGTCGGCTTTGAGTTTCCCGAATCGGCGAGTCTCCTGCCCGCCTTGGAACCACCGGCTGCCAAGAAGGCAACGCCACCGACCGACGAGGAGTCGACCGATGCGGAGTCGGCCAATGCGGAGTCCGTCGGGGCGAAACCACCCAAGAAAAAGCAGACGCGGATCAAACCTCCAGCCGATCTCGTGAAGCTCGAGGATCGACTCTACTTTGTCCTGCAGCCCCCCCTGGAGACGCTGGTCGCCTCGTCGAAGCTTGAGTTCCCGTTTCCACCGTTCCCCTACCAGATGGATGGCGTAGCCTTTCTATTTCCTCGCGAGTTAGCCATCTTGGCTGACGAAATGGGGCTGGGAAAGACCATGCAGGCCATCACGGCGATTCGCATGCTGTTGCTGGCGCGTCAACTGCGCAATGTCCTGCTGATCTGCCCGAAGCCCCTCGTCTCCAATTGGGTTCGTGAATTCAGCACCTGGGCACCGGAGATTCCAGTCACGGTGATCGAAGGGGATTCCAACAAACGGAATTGGATTTGGAAACAACACAATGCACCCGTTCGAATTGCCAATTACGAACTACTGATGCGTGACCAGCATATCCTGGATGATCCGGACACTCAGTTCGATCTCGTCATGCTGGATGAGGCGCAACGGATCAAGAACAAGAACAGCACGACGGCTCAAATCGTCCGCGCCCTCCCCAGGACGCGTTCCTGGGCATTGACCGGGACTCCGATTGAGAATTCGGTGGACGATTTGATCAACATTTTTGAATTCCTCTCGCCAGGCTACCTGCGCGACGACATGCACCTGAAGAGCATCAGCAAGGCGACGCGTGATTACATTCTCCGTCGCACCAAAGACAAAGTCCTGACGGACATGCCTCCCAAAATGTTTCGTGATGGCCAGCTCGATTTGACGCCGGCGCAGCTCGATAGCTATCGCACCGCGGAGGACGACGGCGTCGTCCAGCTCTCGGACATGGGAGAGACGCTGACGATCCAGCACGTCTTTGAACTCGTACTGCGACTGAAACAAATTTGCAATTTCGATCCAGCCACTGGCTCCAGCGCGAAACTGGAGCGTTTGGAGGCGGATATGGAAGAGATTGCCGCCAGCGGTCGTAAGGCCATCGTCTTTAGCCAGTGGGTGGAGACTCTCGATCGGATTGCAGGCCCGCTGGAACGGTTTGGCCCGATGCAGTACCACGGTCGGGTGCCGCATCGCCAGCGCGAATCGGTCATTCAGCAGTTCAAAGAGGACCCCTCCAAACACGTCATTTTGATGAGCTACGGTGCGGGGAGTGTCGGTCTAAATCTCCAATTCTGCGAATATGTCTTCCTCTTTGATCGCTGGTGGAATCCGGCGATTGAGGATCAAGCGATCAACCGGGCGCACCGCATTGGTGCTGCTGGCCCGGTCACGGTAACCCGCATGATGGCGGCAGACACCATCGAAATGCGGATCCATGACGTTTTAGAAGAGAAACGGGCCCTGTTTAACGCGTTGTTTGCGGATACCGACGCCCCCAGGCAAACGGGCCTCAGCCAACAGGAGATCTTCGGGCTCTTCAATCTATCGATTCCTAAAGCCAAGAAATTTGCAGCTTAG
- a CDS encoding L,D-transpeptidase family protein: protein MQTIKTGVVVALLMAVCYGAFVALNAPEPELPEELRQWAADAEGLGDMLDIEFAPADSSATLKQLPVSKSNNLPSFSPASNAAQAAAKFPDEDLALALPKFDKDGQVAAGDAGASAPTVDNETPIQAKRDSAAPPPTFPSFPPAALADVPAEKEAGTGALAAPQTDAFQGPDGMAVRVGTGNVKPPAQVVSSKTDVHATNSSADQSWQLPLLEEDADAPSSAEPALPTLPFVQARDEALRKARDGKLAAALKQLSPYYNSPELTHTEHTDLVDILDALSREVIYSSRHLLTSAYVVESKETIESVAAKYQIAPELLAKINQIGNSKTLASGSELKVIPGPFRAQLSLVRGELTVFLGEMYAGRFPVALGKDPVPSAGTFEVVDRRKDRVYYGRGGTILTAEDRRNPYGGYWLNLGHEMCIHGTAEAPSADLNDAGCISLAPLDAADVYDILTQGSQVTIVR from the coding sequence GTGCAGACGATCAAAACGGGAGTTGTGGTCGCCCTCTTAATGGCTGTGTGCTATGGGGCCTTTGTGGCACTCAATGCGCCAGAGCCAGAATTGCCAGAAGAGCTGCGGCAATGGGCGGCTGATGCCGAAGGGCTCGGTGACATGCTCGACATCGAGTTTGCGCCAGCCGATTCCTCGGCGACTCTCAAACAGCTTCCGGTCAGCAAGTCGAACAACTTGCCTAGCTTCTCCCCTGCCAGTAATGCCGCTCAGGCTGCCGCCAAGTTCCCCGACGAGGACCTCGCTTTGGCGTTGCCCAAGTTCGACAAGGATGGGCAAGTCGCGGCAGGAGATGCGGGGGCCTCGGCTCCTACAGTGGATAACGAGACTCCGATACAGGCCAAGCGTGACTCTGCCGCTCCACCCCCTACCTTTCCAAGCTTTCCTCCCGCGGCGCTGGCTGATGTCCCTGCGGAAAAAGAGGCGGGAACCGGTGCGCTAGCCGCGCCACAGACGGATGCGTTTCAAGGCCCCGATGGAATGGCCGTTCGCGTGGGGACTGGCAATGTCAAGCCTCCGGCGCAAGTGGTTAGTTCCAAGACCGACGTGCACGCAACCAACAGTTCTGCAGACCAGTCGTGGCAGCTTCCGCTGCTCGAAGAGGACGCGGACGCCCCTTCTAGTGCAGAGCCAGCGCTGCCTACCTTGCCGTTTGTGCAAGCTCGCGATGAAGCTCTGCGCAAGGCACGGGATGGTAAGCTGGCGGCAGCCCTGAAGCAACTCAGCCCGTACTACAACAGCCCCGAACTCACGCACACCGAACATACCGATCTCGTCGATATTCTGGATGCACTGTCGCGAGAGGTGATCTACTCCAGTCGACATCTACTGACCAGCGCCTATGTGGTGGAATCCAAAGAGACGATCGAATCCGTTGCTGCGAAATATCAGATCGCACCGGAACTGCTGGCGAAGATCAACCAGATCGGCAATTCCAAGACTTTAGCTTCCGGCTCGGAACTCAAGGTGATTCCCGGACCGTTTCGCGCCCAGCTTAGCTTGGTACGGGGAGAGCTTACCGTGTTTCTCGGCGAGATGTATGCCGGACGCTTTCCGGTGGCCCTTGGAAAAGATCCAGTTCCCTCCGCGGGAACATTCGAGGTGGTTGACCGCCGCAAAGATCGAGTTTACTACGGTCGCGGTGGCACAATTTTGACGGCTGAAGATCGCCGCAATCCCTACGGCGGATACTGGCTCAACCTGGGGCACGAAATGTGTATTCATGGTACCGCAGAAGCACCGAGTGCTGATTTGAATGATGCTGGCTGTATCAGCCTAGCACCGCTCGATGCGGCCGACGTGTACGATATCTTGACGCAGGGTTCTCAGGTCACGATCGTCCGCTAA
- a CDS encoding protocatechuate 3,4-dioxygenase, with amino-acid sequence MTSRSTRTVQDVLAATPHTMLSPFSRRSFTRYAALGAALLTTRGAFAEELTGTPGMTEGPFYPDKLPLDTDNDLLLVNDSINVGVGEITHLSGRILSPSGEPVRGAFVEIWQCDNHGSYLHSKSSNREKYDSNFQGYGRFLTDSKGRYYFRTIKPVPYPGRTPHIHFAVNQNGERLLTTQMLIKGNAQNERDGVFRQIKEPKLRELVMADFTPLADSKIGELVANFDLILGKTPHEDEDGKIRGGLARPRRG; translated from the coding sequence ATGACCAGTCGAAGTACTCGAACTGTCCAGGATGTACTGGCGGCCACACCGCATACCATGCTCAGCCCGTTTTCGCGACGAAGCTTTACGCGGTATGCCGCCTTGGGAGCAGCCTTGCTGACGACCCGCGGCGCCTTCGCTGAAGAGCTCACCGGTACGCCGGGCATGACCGAGGGCCCATTCTACCCGGACAAATTGCCCTTAGATACCGACAACGACCTCTTGTTGGTCAATGACTCCATCAACGTCGGGGTGGGGGAGATCACCCATTTATCGGGACGGATCCTCAGCCCCAGTGGCGAGCCGGTGCGGGGTGCCTTTGTCGAGATCTGGCAGTGCGACAACCACGGCTCGTACTTGCATTCCAAGAGCAGCAACCGCGAAAAATACGATTCCAATTTCCAAGGCTACGGACGCTTTCTAACCGATTCCAAGGGCAGGTATTACTTCCGCACGATCAAACCAGTTCCCTATCCGGGGCGAACTCCGCATATTCACTTTGCAGTCAATCAAAACGGGGAGCGGTTGCTCACCACCCAAATGCTGATCAAGGGAAATGCGCAGAACGAGCGCGACGGAGTATTCCGCCAGATCAAGGAGCCCAAGCTGCGCGAGTTGGTGATGGCCGACTTTACACCGTTGGCAGATTCCAAGATTGGCGAATTGGTTGCCAATTTTGACCTGATATTGGGGAAGACACCCCATGAAGATGAGGACGGCAAGATCCGGGGAGGGCTCGCCAGACCACGGCGCGGCTAG